TTTACTCCAGCTTTTGATAAAATTCCAGCATTGCTGTAACCTTTATCATATCTATCTGTTTCTCTAGTTGGCATAGATAAAATAGGACCAACAATACATGGAATTTTAGCATTGGATAATTTATCCGCAACTCTCCAACCTTCTGAAACACCAGTAAATATTACATTACTAAATTTATTTATTTTAACCCAATTAATTGCAGAATCAATATCAGATGATTTGTTAACTTCAATCATAAGTGTATATTTTCCATTAATAACATCAGCTAAAGTTTTGATTTCTGGTTGATATTCTAAAATAAATTTTTGCTTATTGTCTGCCACCGAATCAATATGTGAATAAAGTCTTGCCTTATTAATTGTTGCATCTAAATCATTAAATTTTTTCTTGTCTTCTTTATCAATATCTTCATCAGATCTTTTATCCCAAAAACCATTTTTGCCTCTTGAAGGAAAATTCATAACAGCCAAACGAGTTTGGTTAACGCTCATTTGGTCTGGTGTGTAGCCATGTAAATTAATCAAACAGGCTAACCCTGGAAAAGTACCTCCAGATGGAACACTTAAAACTGTTGTTATTCCGCCTAAACGAGTAACAGGAATCATTTCAGAATTTGGATTGATGGCTGTTAATGCATCCATCTGTGCAGAATTATCACCAAGTTCATTATTATCGTTAGTAACATCAACCATTCCAACTTCAACTAAACCAACAGAAGTTCCGCAATCAATAAATCCAGGATAAATTGACAATCCTTTGCAATCTAATGTTTCTATACCAACAGGTAAAGTGATATTTGTACCTAAATCAATAATTTTGTTATCTCTAATTACCAAAGTCCCATTATTAATAGTACCACTTGTGATTGTTTCAATTTTTGCATTAATAAATGCAAAAGTCCCTTTTTGAGTTTGAGCAAAAGAAGGAATTACAATTAATAAAACAAGTAAAAGTGAAGTAAATTTATTCATAAAGTAAAATAATAAACATTATAAAGCTTTAATAAACCTTAAAATATAAAGTTGAAAAAAATAAAAAATGAAAAGAAGTTAATTGTTTATGTTTAAATATTATAGAAACTAAAGTTAAACTAAAGTTACAAAAACATCATATAATGCATGAGTCATTGCTGCCATTCCAAATCCTCTTGTTAAAAAAATGATATTAAGAACCAAACCCATAACAAATCTAAAGGTAAAACTTTGAATTGTAAATGTGTCACCCATAACTCCAACATAATGTACAGCACTAAAAACAAGAGCACTTAAAATTGCTGCTGATACAAATCTGATTGATTTTCCTACTGGTACTGGAATAACAAAAAGTATTTTGTAAATAATTGTTGTTAAAATTAATCTAAATACAAATTCTTCATAAATACCTGCCCCTAATGATAAAACTAATTGATGTAAAGTTGATAGTCTTGGATCTAAAGGGCTAGAAGGATCATGAATTTGTAATGAAACAATTTTATGTAAAAACAAATTAACAGTTGGACCAATAATTGCTGCGTATAGTGAACTTTCAAGGAACATCCAAATGAAATAATAAGGTCTTATTACCACTTTTTTAATTCTATTCTCGTAAAGCATTATTGCTAAACCAACAAGAACTAAAAGTACACTAGTTACTAAAGTACTATGTAACCCAACTGCATCTAAAAATTTCTTAACCCAAACATCAGCACCAACTCTAATCTGATAAATTGCTCCTTGATTAACAAATCTAGAACCAAGTTCATATAAAATAATTAAAGGTACAACAAATAGATAACTATAAGTATGTGTTTTAGTTAGAGCAAAATATCCTAGGGAAGGTGGTGCAACATTCTGTTCTCCAACTTGAGAGTTTATTTCTTCAGACATTTTTAAAAATATATTAAATAAATTATATTATTCACAAGAAAGTAATCTACTTTTCTAAATCAGAATGTTTCAAAGATAAGGAGGTTCAAGTAAATTTATAAAATAGTATTTAGATTTTATAAGTATTAAATAAGTACTCTATAACTTATAAATGAAATATAACTCTTATTTTTGCAATTCTATTTTTATATAAAACGAATAATTAATCAATTAAATAAATAATTCGAGATAATGGATATTAAGAAACAGTTATCGGATTTTGGAATTGACTCAAAAAGTGTTATTTACAATGGTACAACTCCAGTACTAGTTCAAGAAGCAATTAGTAGAAATGAAGGCTACTTAACTCCTGGCGGTGCATTTTTAGCTTACACTGGACAGCATACAGGTCGCTCTCCAAATGATAAATTTGTTGTTAAAGAACCTAATAGCAAGGGTAATGTTTGGTGGGGTACAGTAAATAAAGAATTTTCACAAGAGAAATTTAATTCATTATTATCTAAAGCAAAGGAGTATTTATCTGGTAGAGATTTAATTGTTGCAGATTGTTATGTTGGTGCAGACCCTAGGTATAGAGTTGGTGTTAGAGTAATTAATATGCATGCATGGCATAATCTATTTGCTCAAACAATGTTTATTCCTATTGATAAAGCTGAAAATCCAGAAACTAATTTCTCTC
Above is a window of Chlorobiota bacterium DNA encoding:
- a CDS encoding CPBP family intramembrane metalloprotease: MSEEINSQVGEQNVAPPSLGYFALTKTHTYSYLFVVPLIILYELGSRFVNQGAIYQIRVGADVWVKKFLDAVGLHSTLVTSVLLVLVGLAIMLYENRIKKVVIRPYYFIWMFLESSLYAAIIGPTVNLFLHKIVSLQIHDPSSPLDPRLSTLHQLVLSLGAGIYEEFVFRLILTTIIYKILFVIPVPVGKSIRFVSAAILSALVFSAVHYVGVMGDTFTIQSFTFRFVMGLVLNIIFLTRGFGMAAMTHALYDVFVTLV
- a CDS encoding amidohydrolase family protein, whose product is MNKFTSLLLVLLIVIPSFAQTQKGTFAFINAKIETITSGTINNGTLVIRDNKIIDLGTNITLPVGIETLDCKGLSIYPGFIDCGTSVGLVEVGMVDVTNDNNELGDNSAQMDALTAINPNSEMIPVTRLGGITTVLSVPSGGTFPGLACLINLHGYTPDQMSVNQTRLAVMNFPSRGKNGFWDKRSDEDIDKEDKKKFNDLDATINKARLYSHIDSVADNKQKFILEYQPEIKTLADVINGKYTLMIEVNKSSDIDSAINWVKINKFSNVIFTGVSEGWRVADKLSNAKIPCIVGPILSMPTRETDRYDKGYSNAGILSKAGVKVCIRTNEYANSRNLPFNAGYATAYGMDKDEALKAITIHAAQIFGVDKLLGSIEIGKQATFFIANGDPFEPRTLIKSVFINGYKIPMESRQTKLYKEFIKRSPGLEN